The following coding sequences are from one Triticum dicoccoides isolate Atlit2015 ecotype Zavitan chromosome 4A, WEW_v2.0, whole genome shotgun sequence window:
- the LOC119283559 gene encoding probable protein S-acyltransferase 6, with the protein MARRWWSVEAAWQSVMVAVQGGLPSPMYSTQCLKRKEEKSFVLLTFLHLSPHPNSGPLARGHAAEVSSRAEITCAPEMKGRTLFKSPLPSNHVSDASSSAGAGTTHRLYQVWRGRNKFLCGGRCIFGPDANSIFLSVSLIMTPLALFVAFVSFRLAELMGKPLGPFVPRTAMAVGAFDLLVLVLTSGRDPGIIPRNTKPPDPEDVQLDGLASPVTGAPSSGTLPPTRDVYVNGMVVKVKYCHTCMLYRPPRCSHCSVCNNCVERFDHHCPWVGQCIGKRNYRFFFMFISSTTFLCLYVFVFCWVNLVLIARKYGCSLGGAIVESPVSGFLIFYTFITSWFVGGLTAFHTYLASTNQTTYENFRYRYEGKSNPYNRGAARNLVEIFLSPIPASKNDFRQMVVVDPDTLLYGPPSMAYSYSFGMLSASKKSFNTQASLSFDMGKPSFDLGAGYSVKRTSIGSSNFGDIYNPTGDGVEGAAHQQPRHNIFGGGRFQGSKKVAEDSESVVTNVATASYNVAG; encoded by the exons ATGGCGCGGCGGTGGTGGTCGGTGGAGGCGGCATGGCAGTCGGTGATGGTGGCGGTGCAGGGTG GTCTTCCCTCTCCTATGTATAGCACACAATGTCTCAAGAGAAAAGAAGAGAAAAGCTTTGTATTGTTGACCTTCCTCCATCTCTCACCTCACCCCAATTCTGGCCCTTTGGCAAGAGGCCATGCGGCCGAGGTGAGTTCGCGCGCGGAGATCACATGCGCACCGGAGATGAAGGGGAGGACGCTTTTCAAGAGCCCTCTCCCCAGCAACCACGTCTCCGACGCCTCCAGCTCGGCCGGCGCCGGCACCACTCACCGCCTGTACCAAGTTTGGAGGGGAAGGAAT AAATTTCTTTGTGGCGGGCGGTGCATCTTCGGCCCTGACGCCAACTCCATCTTTCTATCTGTGTCTCTCATCATGACGCCGCTCGCGCTCTTCGTGGCCTTCGTCTCGTTCCGCCTCGCCGAGCTCATGGGGAAGCCGCTCGGCCCCTTCGTTCCAAGGACAGCCATGGCCGTCGGCGCATTC GATCTTCTAGTGTTGGTGCTCACGTCAGGGCGAGATCCCGGGATCATCCCGCGGAACACGAAGCCGCCGGATCCCGAAGACGTCCAGCTGGACGGCCTGGCGTCCCCGGTGACCGGAGCGCCATCGTCGGGGACACTTCCGCCGACGCGTGACGTGTACGTgaacggcatggtggtgaaggtGAAGTACTGCCACACGTGCATGCTGTACAGGCCACCGCGCTGCTCTCACTGCTCTGTCTGCAACAATTGCGTGGAGCGCTTCGACCACCACTGCCCCTGGGTCGGCCAGTGCATCGGCAAG AGAAATTACAGGTTCTTCTTCATGTTCATCTCGTCGACGACGTTCCTTTGCCTCTACGTGTTCGTGTTCTGCTGGGTGAACCTGGTCCTCATCGCGCGGAAGTACGGGTGCAGCCTGGGCGGCGCCATCGTGGAGTCGCCGGTCTCGGGGTTCCTCATCTTCTACACCTTCATCACGTCCTGGTTCGTGGGCGGGCTCACAGCGTTCCACACCTACCTCGCCAGCACCAACCAGACCACGTACGAGAACTTCCGGTACCGGTACGAGGGAAAGTCCAACCCGTACAACCGCGGCGCGGCGCGGAACCTCGTCGAGATCTTCCTGTCGCCGATCCCCGCGAGCAAGAATGACTTCCGGCAGATGGTCGTGGTCGACCCCGACACGCTCCTGTACGGCCCGCCCTCCATGGCCTACTCCTACTCCTTCGGCATGCTGTCGGCgtccaagaagagcttcaacacccAAGCCAGCCTCAGCTTCGACATGGGCAAGCCGAGCTTCGACCTCGGAGCTGGATACAGCGTCAAGCGCACCAGCATCGGCTCCTCCAACTTCGGCGACATATACAATCCTACCGGTGACGGCGTGGAGGGCGCGGCGCACCAGCAGCCGCGGCACAACATCTTCGGTGGCGGGAGGTTTCAGGGAAGCAAGAAGGTGGCAGAAGACTCGGAGTCGGTCGTGACCAACGTCGCCACGGCGAGCTACAACGTCGCCGGTTGA